The nucleotide sequence TAAAGAAATAAGTTTTAAATACTATGCATCAATTAATCCAAAAACACGAGGGGGAATTCGCCCAAGCCCTTGAATTTATAAAAAAGGAAGTTTCCACTATCCAAACCGGCCGGGCCAACGCCGCGCTGGTGGAGGATATTTCGGTTGAGGCCTATGGGGTCAGGACACCCTTGAAACAATTGGCCAGCATTGGCGTGCCGGAAGCGAGAACGATTACCATTGAACCCTGGGATAAAAATATTGGCAAAGATATTGAAAAAGCCATTAGGGACTCCGGTCGCGGGCTGAATCCGATAAATGAAGGGGGGGTGGTCAGAATAAATATCCCGCAGATGACGGAGGAAACGAGAAAGGATTTATTGAAATTGCTTAATAAAAAAATAGAAGAGGGGAAGATAAAGCTAAGGGCGGTTCGCGAGAAAATTCGCGAAGAAATTATTGCCGCCGAAAAGAGCAAAGAAATTACCGAGGACGATAAATACGCTTTGCAGAAGGAGCTAGATGAGGTGACCGGGGATTATAATAAAAAAGTGGAAGAAATTACCAAAAAGAAAGAAGAAGAAATCACCACGATTTAAATTATGGCAAAAAATAAAAAAGAAGAAGCTCCCGTTTCCGCTCAAAACGGAAAGATGGAAAAGATTGTGTCTCTTTGCAAGAGGCGCGGTTTTGTTTTCCCGGGCTCGGAGATTTACGGCGGATTGGCCAATTCGTGGGATTACGGCCCTTATGGCGTGGAGATGAAAAATAATATCAAGCAAAAATGGTGGAAATTTTTTGTGCAGGAACGCGAAGATATGGTGGGGATTGACGCCGCTCTGATTATGAATCCTAAGGTTTGGGAAGCGAGTGGGCATTTGAAAGAGTTTTCTGACCCATTGGTGGAATGTAAAAATCAGAAATGTCATAAACGTTTTCGTTGGGATCAGATAAAAGTTATGTACGAAGGGCCTCGAGCAGAATTAGATGAGCTTGGTCCAGATGAAGATATACTCGGTGCTTTTTGGATTTGTGAAAATTGTGGAACTAAAAACCTTGGCATTGAAACAAAAGGTAGAGAAGGTGATTTAAGAGGAAAATTTGATGTTAAACAATTTAATCTGATGTTTAAGACTTTTATCGGTCCGTCAGAGGAACAAGCGAATGTCGCTTATTTGCGGCCGGAAAACGCGCAAGGGATGTTCGTTAATTTTAAAAATGTTTTGAATACCACTCGTCGGCGTTTGCCTTTCGGCATTGCTCAAATCGGCAGGAATTTTCGCAACGAAATTACGCCCGGCAATTTTATTTTCCGCACGCGCGAATTTGAAATCGCGGAGCTGGAATATTTTATCAGACCGGAAGGTTGGGAAAAGAAATTTGAAATGTGGTTAGAGGACATCAAAATTTGGTGGCGAGATGTCATGCGGATTAATATGAATAATTTAATCTGGCACGAAATCCCCGATGGAGAACGGGCGCATTATTCTAAACGCACAGTTGATATTGAGTATAAATATCCTTTTGGTGTAAAGGAACTGCATGGTATCGCTTATCGCACAGATTTTGATTTGCGCCGGCACGAGGAAGTTTCCGGGGAAGATTTAAAATATACCGACCCGGAAACGGGGGAAAAGATATTGCCGCACGTGATTGAGCCGACGTTTGGCGTGGACCGCATGTTGCTGGTTTCTTTGCTGGAAGCTTATCAGGAAGAAAGCGCGCCAACGGGCGAAGGGGAAGAGGATACGCGCGTGGTAATGAAATTTCCCTCGTGGCTTGCGCCCATTAAAATCGCCATTTTACCTTTATCTAAAAAAGAGGATTTATCAAAACTATCGCACGAGATTTATAACGAACTGCGTAAAAATTATACGTGCGAATATGATGAGACCCAGTCCATCGGCAAGCGCTACCGCCGGCAGGACGAAATTGGCACGCCGTATTGCGTGACGGTTGATTTTGAAAGTTTAGAAGATAAAAAGGTGACCATCCGTGAGCGCGACAGTATGAAACAAGAGAGAGTTGATATTGCCGACTTGGTAAATATTTTTCAAGATAAGTTAAAATAGATGTACGAGAAAAAAGTTTTACCCAATGGAGCAAAATTGATTTTTATCCCTCAAAAAGAAACCAAAGCAGTCACCGCTCTG is from Patescibacteria group bacterium and encodes:
- the frr gene encoding ribosome recycling factor gives rise to the protein MHQLIQKHEGEFAQALEFIKKEVSTIQTGRANAALVEDISVEAYGVRTPLKQLASIGVPEARTITIEPWDKNIGKDIEKAIRDSGRGLNPINEGGVVRINIPQMTEETRKDLLKLLNKKIEEGKIKLRAVREKIREEIIAAEKSKEITEDDKYALQKELDEVTGDYNKKVEEITKKKEEEITTI
- a CDS encoding glycine--tRNA ligase, which encodes MAKNKKEEAPVSAQNGKMEKIVSLCKRRGFVFPGSEIYGGLANSWDYGPYGVEMKNNIKQKWWKFFVQEREDMVGIDAALIMNPKVWEASGHLKEFSDPLVECKNQKCHKRFRWDQIKVMYEGPRAELDELGPDEDILGAFWICENCGTKNLGIETKGREGDLRGKFDVKQFNLMFKTFIGPSEEQANVAYLRPENAQGMFVNFKNVLNTTRRRLPFGIAQIGRNFRNEITPGNFIFRTREFEIAELEYFIRPEGWEKKFEMWLEDIKIWWRDVMRINMNNLIWHEIPDGERAHYSKRTVDIEYKYPFGVKELHGIAYRTDFDLRRHEEVSGEDLKYTDPETGEKILPHVIEPTFGVDRMLLVSLLEAYQEESAPTGEGEEDTRVVMKFPSWLAPIKIAILPLSKKEDLSKLSHEIYNELRKNYTCEYDETQSIGKRYRRQDEIGTPYCVTVDFESLEDKKVTIRERDSMKQERVDIADLVNIFQDKLK